The proteins below come from a single Chrysoperla carnea chromosome 1, inChrCarn1.1, whole genome shotgun sequence genomic window:
- the LOC123306149 gene encoding 4-coumarate--CoA ligase 2-like, whose amino-acid sequence MGSIVTTIFDRPKQKNYKELILYGGELKFPPCDQNFGQILLNQMALHSDKIAQVHPVDNISYTHGEIRLFTIRCALEMHALGVRKGDIVTICGRNHSHVIIPFLAATYLGAVSNPLHPNFSANEVRRMITLTEPRMIFCDPEAKNMILEIRNELGLASRIVTFDNEFEPFIAPHDYQDETFFKCEEVDPENDNMFIVCTSGTTGFIKGVTIRHAAFYTCIVEFLDEIEEDDKLLIYSPLSWVTSIWTTGLVCYKGATKFICEYEPIRNLEIITEHKITWALFSPMLFMQMIRHPLFPEYEARIVETIKSIVYCGSASTDEQVMEFRRVFPNAFLFNGYGSSEGCVCHVWFDRTKDAELNLSKMNSSGYPVPGGYAKVIDPDTGKTLGPNEPGEFLLKSPSMTKGYYKNPEATAEVIDNDGWYHSGDMVKFDEENCFYVLGRYKEILKYRSWQVSPAELEEVIRSHPAVNMVCVIGKPHEDDGEWPLAFIVKKNSMGDVTGNEIVEFVNDRVADHQKLRGGVIFLDSLPMTPSGKIRRIDLKKLI is encoded by the exons atgggcAGCATAGTGACAACGATTTTTGATCGACCCAAgcagaaaaattataaagagcTTATTTTGTATGGTGGTGAATTAAAATTCCCACCGTGTGATCAAAATTTTggacaaatattattgaatcaaATGGCATTACATTCGGATAAAATTGCACAG GTTCATCCCGTAgacaatatttcatatacacatggcgAAATTCGATTATTTACAATCCGTTGTGCTTTGGAGATGCACGCTTTGGGCGTTCGAAAGGGAGATATTGTTACAATATGTGGACGAAATCATTCACACGTTATTATACCATTTCTGGCAGCTACATATTTAGGCGCAGTTTCTAATCCATTGCATCCAAATTTTTCAGCAA ATGAAGTACGCCGTATGATAACTTTAACTGAACCACGAATGATATTTTGTGATCCAGAAGCGAAAAATATGATCTTAGAAATTCGTAATGAATTGGGTTTAGCTTCTCGTATTGTTACGTTTGATAACGAGTTCGAACCATTTATTGCTCCGCATGACTATCAAGatgagacattttttaaatgtgaagaAGTGGACCCGGAAAATGACAACATGTTCATTGTTTGCACAAGCGGAACAACTGGTTTCATTAAGGGAGTCACCATCCGACATGCAGCATTCTATACGTGTATTGTAGAATTTCT tgATGAAATCGAAGAGGATGACAAATTATTAATCTATTCACCCTTGTCATGGGTAACATCAATTTGGACAACCGGTTTGGTTTGCTACAAAGGAGCAACAAAATTCATTTGTGaatatgaaccaatcagaaATTTAGAGATAATTACCGAACATAAAATAACGTGGGCATTATTTTCACCAATGCTGTTCATGCAAATGATACGACATCCATTATTCCCAGAATACGAAGCAAGGATTGTGGAAACAATCAAAAGTATTGTATACTGTGGAAGTGCTTCGACAGACGAACAAGTTATGGAATTTCGACGTGTATTTCCAAATGCATTTCTATTTAATGGTTATGGTAGCTCTGAGGGTTGTGTTTGCCATGTATGGTTTGATCGAACAAAGGATgctgaattaaatttatctaaaatgaaTTCAAGTGGTTATCCAGTCCCAGGAGGCTATGCGAAG gtaATTGATCCAGATACTGGGAAAACATTGGGACCCAACGAACCgggtgaatttttattaaagagtCCATCTATGACAAAAGGTTATTATAAGAATCCAGAAGCTACGGCTGAAGTAATTGATAATGATGGCTGGTATCATTCAGGCGATATGGTTAAATTTGacgaagaaaattgtttttatgtattAGGGCGTTATAAAGAAATTCTTAAATACAGGAGTTGGCag GTATCACCAGCTGAGTTAGAAGAAGTTATCCGTTCACATCCAGCAGTTAATATGGTGTGCGTTATTGGTAAACCACACGAAGATGATGGCGAGTGGCCATTAGCTTTTATTGTGAAGAAAAATAGTATGGGAGACGTAACTGGAAATGAAATTGTTGAATTTGTAAATG ATCGCGTTGCTGATCATCAAAAATTACGTGGTGGTGTTATATTTTTGGATAGTTTACCAATGACACCAAGTGGAAAAATACGTcgcattgatttaaaaaaattaatt